The Acidobacteriaceae bacterium nucleotide sequence AGCCAGCAGGCAGATCGCTCCAAGGGGCAGCATCAGCAGCTTGGAGGCGGTAAACGCGATGTCCCAGGTATCCGGAACCCGCACCATGGCCAACACGGGCAGTATGGCCGCACTCAGCAAAATTACTCCCACCACAAGAAGAAACATCCGTAAGCACCGATAGCACATCACAGCACCCCTTCCCTTCGTTCTCGACTGGCTTACACCAACACGCCAGCGAAATGACGGCTGCCAAGATATGCCCATCACGCTATTTCTTGCAAGTGCTTTGTGACACTTTTTTCCTATACCCAGCGAAAGATATGTCTGCAGAAAAACTCGTACCTCGGGAGTAGCAGAATCGGGGCAAAAATCGAGAGCGGAAAGCTCTACAATCGCTCTATGAGCACTCCTCCCGTACGTAAAACCGGCCTAAGCCCGAAAGAGCAGAAACTTCAGGCTCTCCGCGCAAAACTCGACCAGACCAGCACCGGCGCCAAGCCCCTTACCGGCCTGACCGCGAGCAAGGTTCAGGCACGCAGCTCCTTCACCGGGAAGAAGACAGCCTTCCAGCGCAAGGCCACCTAGTCCGGGGTACAACCCATCCTGTATGATTCCCATGCTGTTTAATCACTTCTAACACCTGTCTTACAGGAGAGCTTGTGCCCTGGTTCCAAGTTGAAGCCCCCCACGTTACCGATGAGCAAATTGCTGAAGCCTGCTCGCGCCTGCTTGCCGAGGCGCGCAAGCGTATCTCGGCCGATCCCAAGCGCGTTCTGCTGCTGCCTCCCGATCTGACCCGCGCGCACTCCGGCGCTGGCAAGATTACCGAACTGCTCTATAAGGAGCTGGACGCTGCTGGCGCGCACGTTGAGGTCATCCCGACGCTCGGCCAGCATGTTCCGCACACTCCCGAAGAGAACAAGTGGATGTTCGGCTCGATTCCCGAGGAGCGCATCTTCGCGCACGACTGGCGCAACGGCGTGACGCATGTTGCCACCATTCCGGCGAAGCTCGTTACCGAGACGACCGGTGGCGTTGCTGACTGGGAGATTCCGGTTGATCTGAACTCGAAGCTCGTCGACGAGCAGTGGGACCTGATCATCAACATCGGCCACGTTGTGCCGCACGAAGTGCTTGGCTTCGCCAACCACAACAAGAACTACTACATCGGTCTTGGCGGCAAGGACACGATCTGCGCGTCGCACATCGCGGCTGCCGTCTACGGCATCGAGAACAATCTCGGCTGCCTGGTGACGCCGCTTCGCGCCTGCTACAACTGGAGCGAGAACGAGCACCTGTCAAAGTTCCCCGACTGCTACATCCAGATCGTGATGCGTCGCGACGAGGACAACAAGCTTGTGACGAGCGGACTGTATGTTGGCGATGATCTTGACACGTACCTGAACGCAGCCAAGGCTAGCCGCGCACAGAACATCACGCTCTTCGACAAGCCAATCAAGAAGATCGTTGCCGTCATGCAACCGGATGAGTTCCGCGCAACGTGGGTTGCCAATAAGGCTGTCTACCGCACGCGTATGGCGATCGCCGACGGCGGCGAACTGCTCATCATCGCTCCTGGTGTTGA carries:
- a CDS encoding lactate racemase domain-containing protein, whose amino-acid sequence is MPWFQVEAPHVTDEQIAEACSRLLAEARKRISADPKRVLLLPPDLTRAHSGAGKITELLYKELDAAGAHVEVIPTLGQHVPHTPEENKWMFGSIPEERIFAHDWRNGVTHVATIPAKLVTETTGGVADWEIPVDLNSKLVDEQWDLIINIGHVVPHEVLGFANHNKNYYIGLGGKDTICASHIAAAVYGIENNLGCLVTPLRACYNWSENEHLSKFPDCYIQIVMRRDEDNKLVTSGLYVGDDLDTYLNAAKASRAQNITLFDKPIKKIVAVMQPDEFRATWVANKAVYRTRMAIADGGELLIIAPGVERFGEQPEVDALIRKYGYKGTPRTLALYKTEADMQAIPHGVAHLIHGSSEGRFTITYAPGPKISKEEIEQIGYNYASLDEVEKRYDPAIMKEGWNTMPDGEEVFYISTPSAGLWATEEKLNSPSRRDLSEVTLKA